The DNA region GCGCCTTTACACCCATGCTCTCGACAATGCTCCTCATGCGGCCTGCGCCATATCGGTGTTTGCCTGATGGGGGAATTTTCAATGAGCGTTATGGATGGTATCTCTCTGTTGATGGGAGTCGGGCTGTTCATC from Pseudomonas syringae includes:
- the kdpF gene encoding K(+)-transporting ATPase subunit F, producing MSVMDGISLLMGVGLFIYLLVALLRADQSQE